One Leucobacter muris DNA segment encodes these proteins:
- a CDS encoding IS256 family transposase, translating into MIDPVTGEIIDQKELAERLLAQAKEQGVSLTGPGGLLSQLTKNVLETALNAELTEHLGHEHGGTPIGENMRNGTRVKTVLTEIGPVEIEVPRDRDGSFEPVIVPKRKRRLDGIDQIVLSLSARGLTTGEIAAHFDEVYGAKVSKDTISRITEKVAGELAEWSSRPLDALYPVIFVDAIVVKVRDGQVRNTPFYVVMGVTVNGERDILGIWAGDGQEGARFWLQVFTELKNRGVEDVLIAVCDGLKGLPEAINTTWEQTVVQQCIVHLIRNSFRYAGRQHRDAIVRSLKPVYTAPSEQAAKDRFEEFAAEWGGRYPAIVQLWKNSWAEFVPFLEYDVEIRRVICTTNAIESINARYRRAVRARGHFPNEAAALKCLYLVTRSLDPTGGGRARWVMRWKPALNAFAITFAGRFEKTTHE; encoded by the coding sequence ATGATTGATCCCGTGACCGGGGAGATCATCGATCAGAAAGAACTCGCAGAACGCTTGCTCGCGCAGGCGAAGGAGCAGGGCGTGAGCCTGACGGGGCCGGGCGGCCTGCTCAGCCAGCTCACGAAGAACGTCCTCGAGACCGCGCTGAATGCCGAGTTGACCGAGCACCTCGGCCACGAGCACGGCGGGACCCCAATCGGCGAGAACATGCGTAACGGGACGCGGGTCAAGACGGTGCTGACAGAGATCGGCCCCGTCGAGATCGAAGTCCCGCGAGATCGAGACGGGTCGTTCGAGCCGGTGATCGTCCCCAAGCGGAAACGCCGACTGGACGGCATCGATCAGATCGTTCTGTCCCTTTCCGCTCGGGGGTTGACGACCGGTGAGATCGCTGCGCATTTCGACGAGGTCTATGGGGCGAAGGTCTCCAAGGACACGATCAGCCGGATCACCGAGAAGGTCGCCGGGGAACTCGCCGAATGGTCGAGCAGGCCGTTGGATGCGCTCTACCCGGTGATCTTCGTCGACGCGATCGTGGTGAAGGTCCGTGACGGGCAGGTGAGGAACACCCCGTTCTATGTCGTGATGGGCGTCACCGTGAACGGGGAACGCGACATCCTCGGCATCTGGGCCGGTGACGGTCAGGAGGGTGCGAGGTTCTGGCTGCAGGTGTTCACCGAGCTGAAGAACCGGGGTGTCGAGGACGTGCTCATCGCGGTCTGCGACGGGCTGAAGGGTCTCCCGGAGGCGATCAACACCACTTGGGAGCAAACGGTCGTCCAGCAGTGCATCGTCCATCTGATCCGCAACAGCTTCCGCTACGCCGGGCGGCAACACCGCGACGCGATCGTCCGTTCCCTCAAACCCGTCTACACGGCCCCGTCGGAGCAGGCGGCGAAGGATCGGTTCGAGGAGTTCGCCGCCGAGTGGGGCGGACGGTATCCGGCGATCGTGCAGCTCTGGAAGAACAGCTGGGCGGAGTTCGTGCCGTTCCTCGAGTATGACGTCGAGATCCGGCGGGTGATCTGCACGACCAACGCGATCGAGTCAATCAACGCTCGCTATCGGCGCGCCGTGAGAGCTCGGGGGCACTTTCCCAACGAGGCCGCCGCGCTGAAATGTCTCTACCTCGTGACGCGGTCGCTTGACCCGACTGGCGGCGGAAGGGCACGCTGGGTGATGAGGTGGAAGCCCGCGCTGAACGCGTTCGCGATCACCTTCGCCGGACGGTTCGAGAAAACCACTCACGAATGA
- a CDS encoding cation:proton antiporter domain-containing protein codes for MALIALIVMPVDFAPAGEMLRDRRLPRRLRQSLVVESGYADAIRSPLFAVALIAAQAPAQDGSLLDVVEHAVPEIGFALLIGVGAGLLAGWLARAAVARGWASAHGIRLGTVLLPIIVYAGATVVHGNGFLAAFLAGIAYKSVRVRREPSGDEVLRDEVSLLDEIGVLSSLIMWFVFGAAAALVFLAPIEWAYLLYGLLALTLLRALPVLAAFLGSRASRRERLTLGVLGPRGTSTIMFGLLAFNALDGAAANTALYVMVVTVLGSVLLHGLLGVRLVGALGWGDRPEVAVRKEHSR; via the coding sequence GTGGCGCTCATCGCACTCATCGTGATGCCGGTCGACTTCGCCCCGGCCGGCGAGATGCTGCGGGATCGGCGGCTGCCGAGGCGTCTCCGCCAGAGCCTCGTTGTCGAGAGCGGATATGCTGACGCGATCCGATCGCCCCTCTTCGCCGTGGCACTGATCGCCGCCCAGGCGCCGGCGCAGGACGGGTCGCTGCTCGACGTGGTGGAGCACGCCGTGCCGGAGATCGGCTTCGCGCTGCTCATCGGCGTGGGTGCCGGCTTGCTGGCCGGTTGGCTCGCGCGAGCGGCCGTCGCGCGGGGGTGGGCCTCGGCGCACGGCATCCGTCTCGGCACGGTGCTGCTGCCGATCATCGTGTACGCGGGCGCCACGGTGGTGCACGGCAACGGTTTTCTCGCCGCGTTCCTCGCCGGCATCGCCTATAAGAGCGTGCGGGTGCGGCGGGAGCCTTCCGGCGACGAGGTGCTGCGCGACGAGGTGTCGCTGCTCGACGAGATCGGTGTGTTGTCGTCGCTCATCATGTGGTTCGTGTTCGGCGCGGCGGCGGCGCTCGTGTTCCTCGCCCCCATCGAGTGGGCGTACCTGCTCTACGGTCTGCTCGCGCTCACGCTGCTGCGGGCTCTGCCGGTGCTCGCCGCCTTCCTCGGCAGTCGCGCGAGTCGCCGGGAGCGTCTGACGCTCGGGGTGCTCGGGCCCCGAGGCACCTCGACGATCATGTTCGGTCTGCTCGCGTTCAATGCGCTCGACGGCGCGGCGGCGAACACGGCGCTGTACGTGATGGTGGTCACGGTGCTCGGCAGCGTGCTGCTGCACGGCCTCCTCGGGGTGCGGCTCGTGGGAGCGCTCGGGTGGGGCGATCGCCCGGAGGTCGCCGTGCGGAAGGAGCATTCGCGATGA
- a CDS encoding helix-turn-helix domain-containing protein, which yields MNVDEPGVGYAEALAAELKWQLKQRNISGSALGGMLQIGQRTISQWLNGRNKIPFTFVYSASLVMGARPGSLFKLAEQRYQTESPLLVTGNPDRRDPSQLSPEELGARSERFVQCIAAELRTQLSLRELSTRQIALTLGKAPSIAGEWLNGKKVLPVHFAYNVCQALGFPVEDLVDRAEARIDRYPEDPDEISLQNSGSTTALSSRASLSPGEVSRRLRAMLELKGLDGQSGFDTAAAAALSHGITLDRRTWDDALKGIAVPDASVLAEIAEALGAPADYLIAEDDDITERAEAEAELARVAAEAGVTNIAARGAHLSAESLREIANLVNRYIPK from the coding sequence GTGAACGTCGACGAACCAGGGGTGGGCTATGCAGAAGCCCTAGCGGCAGAGCTGAAGTGGCAGCTTAAGCAGCGCAACATCTCTGGCTCGGCGCTTGGCGGGATGCTCCAGATCGGGCAAAGAACGATCAGTCAGTGGCTCAACGGCCGGAACAAGATTCCCTTCACCTTTGTGTATTCGGCTTCTCTCGTGATGGGAGCGCGACCCGGCAGTCTTTTCAAGCTCGCTGAGCAGCGATACCAAACCGAAAGTCCATTGCTCGTTACTGGAAACCCAGATCGTCGCGATCCTTCCCAGCTTTCACCCGAAGAGTTGGGGGCGCGTAGCGAGCGGTTCGTTCAATGCATCGCTGCTGAGCTTCGGACACAGCTCAGCCTCCGCGAGCTCTCTACCCGGCAGATAGCTCTTACTCTCGGGAAAGCGCCCTCGATCGCAGGAGAGTGGCTAAATGGCAAGAAGGTACTTCCTGTTCACTTCGCTTACAACGTCTGCCAAGCTCTCGGCTTCCCTGTTGAGGATCTTGTCGACCGCGCCGAGGCACGGATCGACCGGTACCCCGAGGACCCAGACGAGATCTCGCTCCAGAACAGTGGGTCCACGACCGCTCTCTCTTCGCGAGCTTCGCTGTCTCCCGGGGAGGTAAGTCGTCGGCTGCGCGCGATGCTCGAGCTGAAGGGTCTCGACGGCCAATCGGGTTTCGATACGGCCGCTGCGGCTGCCCTATCCCACGGCATCACGTTGGATCGCCGCACCTGGGATGATGCTTTGAAGGGCATAGCAGTACCCGATGCCTCTGTCCTCGCAGAGATTGCTGAAGCGCTCGGAGCGCCCGCTGACTACCTCATCGCCGAGGACGACGACATTACCGAGCGCGCCGAGGCAGAAGCGGAACTTGCTCGCGTCGCGGCCGAGGCCGGCGTCACCAACATCGCAGCTCGAGGAGCTCACCTCTCCGCAGAATCACTGCGCGAAATCGCGAACCTCGTGAATCGCTACATCCCGAAGTGA
- a CDS encoding IS3 family transposase (programmed frameshift): MPSKYDPELRQRALRMLAEARPEHESLTAACRHVGGLLGVSPETLRVWQRRYDIDTGAKPGTSIDMAQENRRLRREVSELRKANEVLKAASVFFAKGTRPATNEMIRFIDEYRDRFGVEFLCRTLRAAVRGFLTSRGYRAAKARSASARQLRDELLLPEIRRLHAKHYGVYGRRKMHALLKREGWKIGRDQTERLMRLAGVRGVRKSKRVFTTRPNKTAALPADLVNRRFAADGPRKLWVCDVTYVATWSGFAYVAFVTDVYSRRIVGWNVAATLKSEVLPMQALDMAAWQSGGRLDGLIHHADHGSNYTAMVYTDRIAELGAVPSTGTVGDSFDNAMAEAVNNLYKTELIRQQGPWRTVEQVELATLEYVWWWNHERLHGELDMRTPIEVEQAYYAEAEELLSPTG, from the exons ATGCCAAGCAAATATGACCCTGAACTTCGCCAGCGCGCACTTCGGATGCTCGCCGAAGCCCGTCCCGAGCACGAGTCGCTGACCGCGGCCTGCCGACACGTCGGTGGGCTCCTCGGAGTGAGCCCGGAGACGCTGCGCGTGTGGCAGCGCCGCTACGACATCGATACCGGCGCGAAGCCTGGCACCTCGATCGATATGGCCCAGGAGAACCGGCGGTTACGCCGCGAGGTGAGCGAGCTCCGTAAGGCCAACGAGGTACTCAAAGCCGCGAGCGTGTTTTTCGCGA AAGGAACTCGACCGGCCACGAACGAAATGATCAGATTCATCGACGAGTACCGTGATCGTTTCGGGGTCGAGTTCCTCTGTCGTACGCTGCGTGCGGCAGTTCGTGGGTTCCTCACCTCCCGCGGATACCGGGCCGCGAAAGCCCGGTCGGCCTCAGCCAGGCAGCTGCGCGACGAGTTGCTCCTCCCTGAGATCCGGCGGCTCCACGCGAAGCACTATGGCGTGTACGGGCGCCGGAAGATGCATGCCCTGCTGAAGCGTGAGGGGTGGAAGATCGGCCGCGACCAGACCGAGCGTCTGATGCGGCTCGCCGGCGTGCGCGGGGTACGGAAATCAAAGCGCGTGTTCACCACACGCCCTAACAAAACGGCGGCACTGCCTGCCGATCTCGTCAACCGGAGATTCGCCGCTGACGGGCCGCGCAAGCTCTGGGTGTGCGACGTGACCTACGTCGCCACCTGGTCTGGGTTCGCCTATGTCGCGTTCGTCACTGACGTGTACTCGCGCAGAATCGTGGGCTGGAATGTCGCTGCGACGCTGAAATCTGAGGTTCTGCCGATGCAGGCACTCGATATGGCTGCGTGGCAATCGGGCGGCAGGCTCGATGGCCTGATCCATCACGCCGATCACGGGTCGAATTACACCGCCATGGTCTATACGGATCGCATTGCGGAACTCGGAGCAGTGCCCTCGACCGGGACGGTCGGCGACAGTTTTGACAATGCCATGGCTGAGGCGGTCAACAACCTCTACAAGACCGAACTGATCCGACAGCAGGGCCCCTGGCGGACGGTTGAGCAGGTCGAACTCGCGACCCTCGAATACGTGTGGTGGTGGAACCATGAGCGCCTTCACGGGGAGCTCGATATGCGTACCCCGATCGAGGTCGAGCAGGCCTACTATGCTGAGGCCGAGGAACTTCTGTCACCGACAGGTTGA
- a CDS encoding amidohydrolase — protein sequence MTRGTDEPASRTVDAVFENGWIHTGLGDGPRAGGIAVGGGRILSCDAEEVARLAPRAAQRIDLDGRLLIPGFQDAHAHPVIAGTELLGCDLSDCPDAEAVLAAIRRYAEAHPERSWIIGAGWSMDAFPGGTPTRDLLDAVVPDRPVLLENRDHHSAWANRRAFLAAGIDETTPDPRDGRFEREPDGTPAGTVHDGAMFLFDAVRAMPTEEDAYVGLLEAQRRMLAFGVTAWQDAAVGSLMGRPDTLPVYLRALERGALLARVRGAQWWDRTSGVAQLAGLIERRDAVAALHPAERFSLGTVKIMVDGVAESRTAAMHGHYRDHAGARTDSTGIAFFPPAQLAEFVAAIDASGMQVHFHALGDRAVTDALDALEHAARINGDRGLRHHLAHLETVAQPDLARFAELGATANLQPLWAAHDPQLDELVIPFLPDGVEQTLYPFAALAGAGAPLAAGSDWPVSSPDPIQAIHVAVNRRRPGSASAALGEAQALTVGQAVNAYTSGTARVNHLDHVTGRLRAGRLADLAVLDRNLFAINPEELHTAVVDETWIDGRRVYSRQRG from the coding sequence ATGACGCGCGGCACCGATGAGCCTGCGTCCCGGACGGTCGACGCGGTCTTCGAGAACGGCTGGATCCACACCGGCCTCGGCGATGGGCCGCGCGCGGGCGGGATCGCGGTGGGCGGCGGGCGCATCCTCAGCTGCGACGCCGAGGAGGTGGCGCGCCTCGCCCCTCGCGCCGCGCAGCGCATCGACCTCGACGGGCGGCTGCTGATCCCCGGCTTCCAGGACGCGCACGCGCATCCGGTGATCGCCGGTACGGAGCTGCTCGGGTGCGACCTGTCCGACTGCCCCGACGCCGAGGCCGTGCTTGCCGCCATTCGCCGCTACGCCGAGGCGCACCCCGAGCGGTCGTGGATCATCGGTGCGGGATGGTCGATGGACGCGTTCCCCGGCGGCACTCCCACGCGGGATCTGCTCGACGCCGTCGTGCCGGATCGTCCCGTGCTGCTCGAGAACCGCGACCATCACAGCGCCTGGGCGAACAGGCGCGCGTTCCTCGCGGCGGGCATCGACGAGACGACGCCCGACCCGCGCGACGGGCGCTTCGAGCGGGAACCGGACGGCACGCCCGCGGGCACGGTCCACGACGGCGCGATGTTCCTCTTCGACGCGGTGCGGGCGATGCCGACCGAGGAGGACGCGTACGTCGGCCTGCTCGAGGCCCAGCGGCGCATGCTGGCGTTCGGGGTGACGGCGTGGCAGGACGCGGCGGTGGGCAGCCTCATGGGCCGGCCCGACACGCTGCCGGTCTACCTGCGGGCCCTCGAGCGGGGCGCCCTGCTCGCCCGGGTGCGCGGGGCGCAGTGGTGGGATCGCACCTCCGGCGTCGCGCAGCTCGCAGGGCTGATCGAGCGCCGCGACGCGGTGGCGGCGCTGCACCCGGCCGAGCGGTTCTCGCTCGGCACCGTGAAGATCATGGTCGACGGCGTCGCCGAGAGCCGCACCGCCGCCATGCACGGCCACTACCGCGACCACGCGGGAGCCCGGACCGACAGCACGGGCATCGCGTTCTTCCCGCCGGCGCAGCTCGCCGAGTTCGTCGCCGCGATCGACGCGAGCGGCATGCAGGTGCACTTCCACGCCCTCGGCGACCGCGCGGTCACGGACGCGCTGGACGCGCTCGAACACGCTGCGCGTATCAACGGCGATCGGGGCCTGCGCCACCACCTGGCCCACCTCGAGACGGTGGCGCAGCCCGACCTCGCGCGCTTCGCGGAGCTGGGGGCGACGGCGAACCTGCAGCCGCTGTGGGCGGCGCACGACCCGCAGCTCGACGAGCTGGTGATCCCGTTCCTCCCCGACGGCGTCGAGCAGACGCTCTACCCGTTCGCGGCCCTCGCCGGTGCCGGTGCTCCGCTCGCCGCGGGCAGCGACTGGCCCGTGTCGTCGCCCGATCCGATCCAGGCGATCCACGTCGCCGTGAACCGCAGGCGGCCGGGGTCGGCCTCGGCGGCGCTGGGCGAGGCGCAGGCGCTCACCGTGGGGCAGGCCGTCAACGCGTACACCTCGGGCACGGCGCGGGTGAACCACCTCGACCACGTCACCGGCCGGCTGCGGGCCGGCCGCCTCGCAGATCTCGCGGTGCTCGATCGCAACCTCTTCGCGATCAACCCCGAGGAACTGCACACCGCGGTGGTCGACGAGACCTGGATCGACGGGCGCCGGGTGTACTCCCGTCAGCGGGGCTGA